The Macaca fascicularis isolate 582-1 chromosome 11, T2T-MFA8v1.1 genome includes a region encoding these proteins:
- the LOC102138736 gene encoding putative solute carrier family 26 member 10P isoform X1, whose amino-acid sequence MSGIQGTRTYPGAGDTSDLKYPLGTRLREALTEARFHQLFGGEEQEPELPAERRFPRLFGLWRLRARACSGTGAWRLLQALLPPLHWLPHYRWRAWLLGDAVAGVTVGIVHVPQGMAFALLASVPPVFGLYTSFFPVLIYSLLGTGRHLSTGTFAILSLMTGSAVERLVPEPLVGNLSGTEKEQLDAQRVGVAAAVAFGSGALMLGMFVLQLGVLSTFLSEPVVKALTSGVALHVLVSQLPSLLGLSLPRQIGCFSLFKTLAAVLTALPRSSPAELTISALSLALLVPVKELNVRFRDRLPTPIPGEVVMVLLASVLCFTSSLDTRYHVQIVGLLPGGFPQPLLPNLAELPRILADSLPIALVTFAVSASLASIYADKYSYTIDSNQELLAHGASNLISSLFSCFPNSATLATTSLLVDAGGKTQLAGLFSCIVVLSVLLWLGPFFYYLPKAVLACINISSMRQMFFQMQELPQLWHISRVDFAVWMVTWVAVVTLNVDLGLAVGVVFSMMTVVCRTQRVQCLALGQAEGTELYRPLRGSHKLLQVPGLCILSYPTPLYFGTRGQFRRNLEWHLGLGEGEKETSKPDGPTVAVAEPVRVVVLDFSGVTFADAAGAREVVQLASRCRDARIHLLLAQCNASVLGTLTRAGLLDRVTPDQLFVSVQDAAAYALGSLVRGSSTRSESQEALGCGK is encoded by the exons ATGAGCGGGATTCAGGGCACCAGGACCTACCCAGGCGCGGGGGACACCTCTGACCTTAAGTACCCCTTGGGAACCAGGCTCAGGGAAGCTCTCACCGAGGCTCGGTTCCATCAGCTCTTCGGGGGCGAAGAGCAGGAACCGGAGCTACCTGCAGAGCGCCGCTTTCCCCGGCTCTTCGGGCTGTGGAGGCTGCGGGCTCGCGCTTGTTCCGGGACGGGGGCGTGGCGCCTGCTACAGGCTCTGCTGCCTCCGCTGCACTGGCTGCCCCATTACCGCTGGCGGGCCTGGCTGCTCGGAGATGCGGTGGCCGGAGTGACCGTGGGCATCGTGCACGTGCCCCAGG GCATGGCCTTTGCTCTCCTGGCCTCCGTGCCCCCGGTGTTTGGACTCTACACTTCTTTCTTCCCCGTCCTCATCTACAGCTTGCTGGGTACTGGGAGACACCTGTCCACAG GAACTTTCGCCATACTCAGCCTCATGACAGGCTCGGCCGTTGAGCGGCTGGTGCCAGAACCCCTTGTAGGGAACCTGAGCGGAACCGAGAAGGAGCAGTTGGACGCTCAGCGGGTTGGGGTAGCCGCAGCCGTGGCCTTCGGGAGCGGGGCGCTGATG CTGGGGATGTTCGTGCTGCAACTCGGCGTCCTGTCCACCTTTTTGTCCGAGCCTGTTGTCAAGGCGCTGACCAGCGGGGTCGCGCTGCACGTGCTCGTGTCCCAGCTGCCGAGCCTCTTGGGGTTGTCCCTCCCGCGCCAGATCGGCTGCTTCTCTCTCTtcaag ACGCTGGCCGCCGTGCTGACTGCGCTGCCCCGGAGCAGTCCGGCCGAACTGACCATCTCGGCGCTCAGCCTGGCGCTGCTCGTGCCGGTCAAGGAATTGAACGTGAGATTCCGAGACCGGTTACCCACGCCGATCCCGGGGGAAGTCGTCATG GTGCTTCTGGCCTCCGTGCTCTGCTTCACCTCTTCTCTGGACACAAGATACCATGTCCAGATAGTGGGGCTGTTGCCTGGAGG ATTTCCCCAACCCCTCCTCCCCAACCTGGCTGAGCTGCCCAGGATTCTGGCTGACTCGCTGCCCATCGCACTGGTTACTTTTGCGGTGTCCGCCTCCCTGGCCTCCATCTATGCAGACAAGTATAGCTACACTATTGACTCCAACCAG GAGCTCCTGGCACATGGTGCCTCCAACCTcatctcctccctcttctcttgcTTTCCCAACTCAGCTACGCTGGCCACCACCAGTCTACTGGTGGATGCTGGTGGGAAAACACAG CTGGCAGGCCTCTTCTCCTGCATAGTGGTCCTGTCGGTGCTGCTGTGGCTGGGGCCCTTCTTTTACTATCTGCCCAAG GCTGTCCTGGCTTGCATCAACATCTCCAGCATGCGGCAGATGTTCTTCCAGATGCAGGAACTTCCACAACTATGGCACATCAGTCGTGTGGACTTT GCTGTGTGGATGGTCACCTGGGTGGCTGTAGTGACCCTGAATGTGGATTTGGGCCTGGCTGTGGGTGTTGTCTTCTCCATGATGACTGTGGTCTGCCGCACCCAGAG ggtgcagtgcctggcacttggACAGGCTGAGGGAACAGAGCTCTACAGGCCACTCAGAGGAAGCCACAAG CTCCTCCAGGTCCCAGGGCTCTGCATCCTGAGCTATCCAACACCACTGTACTTTGGGACCCGTGGGCAGTTTCGCCGCAACCTGGAGTGGCACCTGGGGcttggagaaggagaaaag GAGACTTCAAAGCCAGATGGCCCAACTGTTGCAG TTGCTGAGCCTGTCAGGGTAGTGGTCCTAGACTTCAGTGGTGTCACCTTTGCAGATGCTGCTGGGGCCAGAGAAGTGGTGCAG CTGGCCAGCCGATGTCGAGATGCTAGGATCCACCTCCTCCTGGCTCAGTGTAATG CCTCGGTGCTGGGGACACTGACTCGGGCAGGACTCCTGGACAGGGTGACCCCAGATCAGCTGTTTGTGAGTGTGCAGGATGCAGCTGCTTATGCCCTGGGGAGCCTGGTAAGGGGCAGTAGCACCAGGAGCGAGAGCCAGGAGGCACTGGGCTGCGGCAAGTGA
- the LOC102138736 gene encoding putative solute carrier family 26 member 10P isoform X2, translating to MSGIQGTRTYPGAGDTSDLKYPLGTRLREALTEARFHQLFGGEEQEPELPAERRFPRLFGLWRLRARACSGTGAWRLLQALLPPLHWLPHYRWRAWLLGDAVAGVTVGIVHVPQGMAFALLASVPPVFGLYTSFFPVLIYSLLGTGRHLSTGTFAILSLMTGSAVERLVPEPLVGNLSGTEKEQLDAQRVGVAAAVAFGSGALMLGMFVLQLGVLSTFLSEPVVKALTSGVALHVLVSQLPSLLGLSLPRQIGCFSLFKTLAAVLTALPRSSPAELTISALSLALLVPVKELNVRFRDRLPTPIPGEVVMVLLASVLCFTSSLDTRYHVQIVGLLPGGFPQPLLPNLAELPRILADSLPIALVTFAVSASLASIYADKYSYTIDSNQELLAHGASNLISSLFSCFPNSATLATTSLLVDAGGKTQLAGLFSCIVVLSVLLWLGPFFYYLPKAVLACINISSMRQMFFQMQELPQLWHISRVDFAVWMVTWVAVVTLNVDLGLAVGVVFSMMTVVCRTQRVQCLALGQAEGTELYRPLRGSHKVPGLCILSYPTPLYFGTRGQFRRNLEWHLGLGEGEKETSKPDGPTVAVAEPVRVVVLDFSGVTFADAAGAREVVQLASRCRDARIHLLLAQCNASVLGTLTRAGLLDRVTPDQLFVSVQDAAAYALGSLVRGSSTRSESQEALGCGK from the exons ATGAGCGGGATTCAGGGCACCAGGACCTACCCAGGCGCGGGGGACACCTCTGACCTTAAGTACCCCTTGGGAACCAGGCTCAGGGAAGCTCTCACCGAGGCTCGGTTCCATCAGCTCTTCGGGGGCGAAGAGCAGGAACCGGAGCTACCTGCAGAGCGCCGCTTTCCCCGGCTCTTCGGGCTGTGGAGGCTGCGGGCTCGCGCTTGTTCCGGGACGGGGGCGTGGCGCCTGCTACAGGCTCTGCTGCCTCCGCTGCACTGGCTGCCCCATTACCGCTGGCGGGCCTGGCTGCTCGGAGATGCGGTGGCCGGAGTGACCGTGGGCATCGTGCACGTGCCCCAGG GCATGGCCTTTGCTCTCCTGGCCTCCGTGCCCCCGGTGTTTGGACTCTACACTTCTTTCTTCCCCGTCCTCATCTACAGCTTGCTGGGTACTGGGAGACACCTGTCCACAG GAACTTTCGCCATACTCAGCCTCATGACAGGCTCGGCCGTTGAGCGGCTGGTGCCAGAACCCCTTGTAGGGAACCTGAGCGGAACCGAGAAGGAGCAGTTGGACGCTCAGCGGGTTGGGGTAGCCGCAGCCGTGGCCTTCGGGAGCGGGGCGCTGATG CTGGGGATGTTCGTGCTGCAACTCGGCGTCCTGTCCACCTTTTTGTCCGAGCCTGTTGTCAAGGCGCTGACCAGCGGGGTCGCGCTGCACGTGCTCGTGTCCCAGCTGCCGAGCCTCTTGGGGTTGTCCCTCCCGCGCCAGATCGGCTGCTTCTCTCTCTtcaag ACGCTGGCCGCCGTGCTGACTGCGCTGCCCCGGAGCAGTCCGGCCGAACTGACCATCTCGGCGCTCAGCCTGGCGCTGCTCGTGCCGGTCAAGGAATTGAACGTGAGATTCCGAGACCGGTTACCCACGCCGATCCCGGGGGAAGTCGTCATG GTGCTTCTGGCCTCCGTGCTCTGCTTCACCTCTTCTCTGGACACAAGATACCATGTCCAGATAGTGGGGCTGTTGCCTGGAGG ATTTCCCCAACCCCTCCTCCCCAACCTGGCTGAGCTGCCCAGGATTCTGGCTGACTCGCTGCCCATCGCACTGGTTACTTTTGCGGTGTCCGCCTCCCTGGCCTCCATCTATGCAGACAAGTATAGCTACACTATTGACTCCAACCAG GAGCTCCTGGCACATGGTGCCTCCAACCTcatctcctccctcttctcttgcTTTCCCAACTCAGCTACGCTGGCCACCACCAGTCTACTGGTGGATGCTGGTGGGAAAACACAG CTGGCAGGCCTCTTCTCCTGCATAGTGGTCCTGTCGGTGCTGCTGTGGCTGGGGCCCTTCTTTTACTATCTGCCCAAG GCTGTCCTGGCTTGCATCAACATCTCCAGCATGCGGCAGATGTTCTTCCAGATGCAGGAACTTCCACAACTATGGCACATCAGTCGTGTGGACTTT GCTGTGTGGATGGTCACCTGGGTGGCTGTAGTGACCCTGAATGTGGATTTGGGCCTGGCTGTGGGTGTTGTCTTCTCCATGATGACTGTGGTCTGCCGCACCCAGAG ggtgcagtgcctggcacttggACAGGCTGAGGGAACAGAGCTCTACAGGCCACTCAGAGGAAGCCACAAG GTCCCAGGGCTCTGCATCCTGAGCTATCCAACACCACTGTACTTTGGGACCCGTGGGCAGTTTCGCCGCAACCTGGAGTGGCACCTGGGGcttggagaaggagaaaag GAGACTTCAAAGCCAGATGGCCCAACTGTTGCAG TTGCTGAGCCTGTCAGGGTAGTGGTCCTAGACTTCAGTGGTGTCACCTTTGCAGATGCTGCTGGGGCCAGAGAAGTGGTGCAG CTGGCCAGCCGATGTCGAGATGCTAGGATCCACCTCCTCCTGGCTCAGTGTAATG CCTCGGTGCTGGGGACACTGACTCGGGCAGGACTCCTGGACAGGGTGACCCCAGATCAGCTGTTTGTGAGTGTGCAGGATGCAGCTGCTTATGCCCTGGGGAGCCTGGTAAGGGGCAGTAGCACCAGGAGCGAGAGCCAGGAGGCACTGGGCTGCGGCAAGTGA
- the LOC102138736 gene encoding solute carrier family 26 member 10 isoform X3 yields MVLLASVLCFTSSLDTRYHVQIVGLLPGGFPQPLLPNLAELPRILADSLPIALVTFAVSASLASIYADKYSYTIDSNQELLAHGASNLISSLFSCFPNSATLATTSLLVDAGGKTQLAGLFSCIVVLSVLLWLGPFFYYLPKAVLACINISSMRQMFFQMQELPQLWHISRVDFAVWMVTWVAVVTLNVDLGLAVGVVFSMMTVVCRTQRVQCLALGQAEGTELYRPLRGSHKLLQVPGLCILSYPTPLYFGTRGQFRRNLEWHLGLGEGEKETSKPDGPTVAVAEPVRVVVLDFSGVTFADAAGAREVVQLASRCRDARIHLLLAQCNASVLGTLTRAGLLDRVTPDQLFVSVQDAAAYALGSLVRGSSTRSESQEALGCGK; encoded by the exons ATG GTGCTTCTGGCCTCCGTGCTCTGCTTCACCTCTTCTCTGGACACAAGATACCATGTCCAGATAGTGGGGCTGTTGCCTGGAGG ATTTCCCCAACCCCTCCTCCCCAACCTGGCTGAGCTGCCCAGGATTCTGGCTGACTCGCTGCCCATCGCACTGGTTACTTTTGCGGTGTCCGCCTCCCTGGCCTCCATCTATGCAGACAAGTATAGCTACACTATTGACTCCAACCAG GAGCTCCTGGCACATGGTGCCTCCAACCTcatctcctccctcttctcttgcTTTCCCAACTCAGCTACGCTGGCCACCACCAGTCTACTGGTGGATGCTGGTGGGAAAACACAG CTGGCAGGCCTCTTCTCCTGCATAGTGGTCCTGTCGGTGCTGCTGTGGCTGGGGCCCTTCTTTTACTATCTGCCCAAG GCTGTCCTGGCTTGCATCAACATCTCCAGCATGCGGCAGATGTTCTTCCAGATGCAGGAACTTCCACAACTATGGCACATCAGTCGTGTGGACTTT GCTGTGTGGATGGTCACCTGGGTGGCTGTAGTGACCCTGAATGTGGATTTGGGCCTGGCTGTGGGTGTTGTCTTCTCCATGATGACTGTGGTCTGCCGCACCCAGAG ggtgcagtgcctggcacttggACAGGCTGAGGGAACAGAGCTCTACAGGCCACTCAGAGGAAGCCACAAG CTCCTCCAGGTCCCAGGGCTCTGCATCCTGAGCTATCCAACACCACTGTACTTTGGGACCCGTGGGCAGTTTCGCCGCAACCTGGAGTGGCACCTGGGGcttggagaaggagaaaag GAGACTTCAAAGCCAGATGGCCCAACTGTTGCAG TTGCTGAGCCTGTCAGGGTAGTGGTCCTAGACTTCAGTGGTGTCACCTTTGCAGATGCTGCTGGGGCCAGAGAAGTGGTGCAG CTGGCCAGCCGATGTCGAGATGCTAGGATCCACCTCCTCCTGGCTCAGTGTAATG CCTCGGTGCTGGGGACACTGACTCGGGCAGGACTCCTGGACAGGGTGACCCCAGATCAGCTGTTTGTGAGTGTGCAGGATGCAGCTGCTTATGCCCTGGGGAGCCTGGTAAGGGGCAGTAGCACCAGGAGCGAGAGCCAGGAGGCACTGGGCTGCGGCAAGTGA
- the LOC102138736 gene encoding solute carrier family 26 member 10 isoform X4, which yields MVLLASVLCFTSSLDTRYHVQIVGLLPGGFPQPLLPNLAELPRILADSLPIALVTFAVSASLASIYADKYSYTIDSNQELLAHGASNLISSLFSCFPNSATLATTSLLVDAGGKTQLAGLFSCIVVLSVLLWLGPFFYYLPKAVLACINISSMRQMFFQMQELPQLWHISRVDFAVWMVTWVAVVTLNVDLGLAVGVVFSMMTVVCRTQRVQCLALGQAEGTELYRPLRGSHKVPGLCILSYPTPLYFGTRGQFRRNLEWHLGLGEGEKETSKPDGPTVAVAEPVRVVVLDFSGVTFADAAGAREVVQLASRCRDARIHLLLAQCNASVLGTLTRAGLLDRVTPDQLFVSVQDAAAYALGSLVRGSSTRSESQEALGCGK from the exons ATG GTGCTTCTGGCCTCCGTGCTCTGCTTCACCTCTTCTCTGGACACAAGATACCATGTCCAGATAGTGGGGCTGTTGCCTGGAGG ATTTCCCCAACCCCTCCTCCCCAACCTGGCTGAGCTGCCCAGGATTCTGGCTGACTCGCTGCCCATCGCACTGGTTACTTTTGCGGTGTCCGCCTCCCTGGCCTCCATCTATGCAGACAAGTATAGCTACACTATTGACTCCAACCAG GAGCTCCTGGCACATGGTGCCTCCAACCTcatctcctccctcttctcttgcTTTCCCAACTCAGCTACGCTGGCCACCACCAGTCTACTGGTGGATGCTGGTGGGAAAACACAG CTGGCAGGCCTCTTCTCCTGCATAGTGGTCCTGTCGGTGCTGCTGTGGCTGGGGCCCTTCTTTTACTATCTGCCCAAG GCTGTCCTGGCTTGCATCAACATCTCCAGCATGCGGCAGATGTTCTTCCAGATGCAGGAACTTCCACAACTATGGCACATCAGTCGTGTGGACTTT GCTGTGTGGATGGTCACCTGGGTGGCTGTAGTGACCCTGAATGTGGATTTGGGCCTGGCTGTGGGTGTTGTCTTCTCCATGATGACTGTGGTCTGCCGCACCCAGAG ggtgcagtgcctggcacttggACAGGCTGAGGGAACAGAGCTCTACAGGCCACTCAGAGGAAGCCACAAG GTCCCAGGGCTCTGCATCCTGAGCTATCCAACACCACTGTACTTTGGGACCCGTGGGCAGTTTCGCCGCAACCTGGAGTGGCACCTGGGGcttggagaaggagaaaag GAGACTTCAAAGCCAGATGGCCCAACTGTTGCAG TTGCTGAGCCTGTCAGGGTAGTGGTCCTAGACTTCAGTGGTGTCACCTTTGCAGATGCTGCTGGGGCCAGAGAAGTGGTGCAG CTGGCCAGCCGATGTCGAGATGCTAGGATCCACCTCCTCCTGGCTCAGTGTAATG CCTCGGTGCTGGGGACACTGACTCGGGCAGGACTCCTGGACAGGGTGACCCCAGATCAGCTGTTTGTGAGTGTGCAGGATGCAGCTGCTTATGCCCTGGGGAGCCTGGTAAGGGGCAGTAGCACCAGGAGCGAGAGCCAGGAGGCACTGGGCTGCGGCAAGTGA
- the B4GALNT1 gene encoding beta-1,4 N-acetylgalactosaminyltransferase 1 isoform X7 codes for MPFGKGWFAGRNLAVSQVTTKYVLWVDDDFVFTARTRLERLVDVLERTPLDLVGGAVREISGFATTYRQLLSVEPGAPGLGNCLRQRRGFHHELVGFPGCVVTDGVVNFFLARTDKVREVGFDPRLSRVAHLEFFLDGLGSLRVGSCSDVVVDHASKLKLPWTSRDAGAETYARYRYPGSLDESQMAKHRLLFFKHRLQCMTSQ; via the exons ATGCCCTTCGGCAAG GGCTGGTTCGCAGGCCGGAACCTGGCCGTGTCCCAAGTAACCACCAAGTACGTGCTGTGGGTGGACGACGACTTCGTCTTCACCGCGCGGACGCGGCTGGAGAGGCTTGTGGACGTGCTGGAGCGGACGCCCCTGGACCTG gTGGGGGGCGCAGTGCGCGAGATCTCCGGCTTCGCCACCACTTACCGGCAGCTGCTGAGCGTGGAGCCCGGTGCCCCAGGCCTCGGGAACTGCCTCCGGCAAAGGCGCGGCTTCCACCACGAGCTCGTCGGCTTCCCAGGCTGCGTGGTCACCGACGGCGTGGTTAACTTCTTCCTGGCGCGGACTGACAAGGTGCGCGAGGTCGGCTTCGACCCCCGCCTCAGCCGCGTGGCTCATCTGG aaTTCTTCTTGGATGGGCTTGGTTCCCTTCGGGTTGGCTCCTGCTCCGACGTCGTGGTGGATCATGCATCCAAATTGAAGCTGCCTTGGACATCAAGGGATGCCGGGGCAGAGACTTACGCCCGGTACCGTTATCCAGGATCACTGGATGAGAGCCAGATGGCCAAACACCGGCTGCTCTTCTTCAAACACCGGCTGCAGTGCATGACCTCCCAGTGA